A window from Plectropomus leopardus isolate mb chromosome 3, YSFRI_Pleo_2.0, whole genome shotgun sequence encodes these proteins:
- the mfsd12b gene encoding LOW QUALITY PROTEIN: major facilitator superfamily domain-containing protein 12 (The sequence of the model RefSeq protein was modified relative to this genomic sequence to represent the inferred CDS: inserted 1 base in 1 codon; deleted 1 base in 1 codon) produces MEQFVPADRSLSVCRRLCYAAGHFLNDLCASMWFTYLLVYLHSVLGFQSTYAGVMLLIGQIADGVCTPLVGYESDRTPCFYGKRKTWHLLGTVCVVVSFXFIFNPCLACNDNTPQWAAIVYFSPFIIIFQLGWAATQISNLSLIPELVSSESDKVELTAYRYAFTVVANMTVYTVAWLLFHFQAQHSVDPSITGNLGPVDIPLFRMLALIMLGTGALFSLIFHVGTKEDVVAPMSEHQLIAPSPSQETLPQPVFQWKHWLKEASFYQVAFLYMCTRLIANLSQTYISVYLTNSLMLPKNFIAIIPLVMYVSGFVCSLAMKPISKLIGINSTYFIGLSLVLGFATWVFVDKSMGAESIYGAAVLLGAGSATVLIMSLSMTATLIGEQTQSGAFVYGSMSLTDKLANGVGVIVIQSTRPCSTEACCPDCVWFYRDVMVTVTGGVAVAAALCLFTLLIWPIRIRKS; encoded by the exons ATGGAGCAGTTTGTGCCTGCTGATCGctctctgtcagtctgcagGCGGCTTTGTTACGCAGCGGGACATTTTCTGAACGACCTGTGCGCCTCCATGTGGTTCACCTACCTACTGGTCTACCTGCACTCCGTACTCGGCTTCCAGAGCACCTATGCAGGTGTGATGCTGCTGATTGGGCAGATAGCAGACGGAGTCTGCACGCCACTGGTGGGATATGAATCTGACAGAACACCGTGCTTCTACGGCAAGAGAAAAACCTGGCATCTATTGG gaactgtttgtgttgttgtatcTT CCTTCATTTTCAACCCCTGCCTGGCCTGTAACGACAACACTCCTCAGTGGGCTGCGATTGTTTATTTCTCccccttcatcatcatcttccaGCTGGGTTGGGCGGCCACACAGATCTCA AACCTCTCCCTCATCCCAGAGCTGGTGTCCAGTGAGAGCGACAAGGTGGAGCTCACTGCGTACAG GTATGCCTTCACTGTAGTGGCCAACATGACAGTGTACACTGTGGCCTGGCTGCTCTTTCACTTCCAGGCTCAGCACAGTGTGGACCCCTCCATCACAGGCAACTTGGGCCCTGTGGACATCCCTCTGTTCagg aTGCTGGCCCTCATTATGCTGGGTACCGGGGCATTGTTCTCACTGATATTCCACGTCGGCACAAAAGAGGATGTGGTGGCCCCAATGAGCGAGCATCAGCTGATCGCACCTTCCCCTTCACAGGAAACTTTGCCTCAGCCTGTATTTCAGTGGAAGCACTGGCTGAAGGAGGCCTCTTTCTACCAG GTAGCATTTCTGTACATGTGCACCCGACTCATAGCCAACTTATCTCAGACATACATCTCAGTTTACCTCACCAACTCACTGATGTTACCAAAG AACTTCATTGCCATCATCCCTCTGGTGATGTACGTCAGTGGCTTTGTTTGCTCTCTGGCCATGAAACCAATCAGCAAGCTCATAGGAATCAAT AGCACCTATTTCATTGGCCTGTCGCTGGTGCTTGGCTTTGCCACCTGGGTGTTTGTGGACAAGAGCATGGGAGCTGAGAGCATCTACGGAGCAGCCGTACTATTGGGAGCCGGTTCAGCTACTGTCCTCATCATGTCTCTGTCCATGACAGCCACACTCATCGGGGAGCAGACG CAAAGTGGAGCCTTTGTTTATGGATCGATGAGCCTCACAGACAAGCTGGCCAATGGTGTGGGGGTCATCGTCATCCAGAGCACACGACCCTGCAG CACGGAGGCCTGCTGCCCAGACTGTGTTTGGTTTTATCGTGACGTGATGGTGACAGTGACCGGTGGCGTAGCCGTGGCTGCAGCACTTTGCCTGTTCACTCTTCTAATCTGGCCAATCAGGATACGGAAAAGTTAG
- the LOC121964174 gene encoding occludin-like, with protein sequence MFDKQHYESPPVYSPPFSSPSNNGFGPPGSFHAPQSDYNAYPPPPGSYYIEDKPQHFYKWLSPPGIIKAMMATVIVLCVAIFACVASTLMWDMQYGMGMGMGYGSGYGMGSYGSGYGGYGGYGGYGGGYGSGYGYGSYISPYSAKTTMIAMAAINFIGALAFFITSFSKSHTVRSRKFFLALMIASIIMAVLQGIISIVYIVGVNPMAQGSSSMMYNPMLMMCQNLYQTSYSQMGGVGGFPLYNQYLYHYCFVDPQEGVAMVCGFLVVIAFSVAAFFAHKTRGKIWRYGKPNIYWDEPLVGGKASEGRDVEEWVNNVEESRSVQDAPTLLVSEKGAGLLNASANSVISFPPAKVDSSSYNEDTYDINEYSERTTSRPSEAHGGRTSSSPSEGTGGGRKPSANRGKRRRRNPELDESQYETEYTTGGETGNELDGEEWERAYPDITSDAQRQDYKREFDADLREYKRLCAEMDDINDQLNKLSRQLDTLDDTSAKYQVVAEEYNQLKDLKRTSDYQSKKKECRRLRHKLFHIKHMVKDYDKSH encoded by the exons ATGTTTGACAAGCAGCACTACGAGAGTCCACCCGTCTATAGTCCTCCTTTCAGCTCGCCATCCAACAACGGCTTTGGTCCTCCAGGCAGCTTCCATGCCCCTCAGAGCGATTACAACGCATATCCACCTCCGCCGGGATCTTACTACATTGAGGACAAACCACAGCACTTCTACAAATGGCTGTCACCTCCAGGGATCATCAAGGCCATGATGGCTACGGTGATCGTGTTGTGTGTGGCGATATTTGCCTGCGTGGCCTCCACTCTCATGTGGGACATGCAGTATGGAATGGGAATGGGAATGGGCTATGGTAGTGGATACGGCATGGGCAGCTACGGCTCAGGATATGGTGGTTACGGAGGTTATGGAGGTTATGGGGGAGGTTACGGCAGTGGGTACGGCTATGGCTCCTACATCTCACCTTACTCAGCCAAAACTACCATGATTGCCATGGCAGCCATTAACTTTATTGGAGCACTGGCCTTCTTCATCACCAGCTTCTCTAAATCACACACTGTTCGCAGTCGGAAGTTCTTTCTGGCCCTCATGATAGCCAGCATCATCATGGCTGTCCTGCAG GGCATCATTAGCATTGTCTACATTGTTGGGGTGAACCCCATGGCCCAGGGCTCCTCCAGTATGATGTACAATCCAATGCTTATGATGTGCCAGAACCTCTACCAGACCAGCTACTCACAGATGGGAGGAGTGGGAGGCTTCCCCTTGTACAACCAGTATCTCTACCACTACTGCTTTGTTGATCCACAGGAG GGAGTTGCCATGGTGTGTGGATTCCTGGTTGTCATCGCATTCAGTGTTGCAGCTTTCTTTGCACACAAAACAAGAGGAAAGATCTGGCGCTACGGGAAACCAAACATCTACTGGGATGAACCTTTGGTTGGCGGAAAGGCCTCAGAGGGCAGAGATGTGGAGGAATGG GTGAACAATGTGGAGGAAAGCCGCAGTGTTCAAGACGCCCCTACCCTGCTGGTGTCAGAGAAGGGAGCTGGGCTGCTCAACGCCTCAGCAAACAGTGTCATCTCCTTCCCCCCAGCCAAGGTGGACAGCAGCTCCTATAATGAGGACACCTACGACATAAACGA ATACTCAGAGAGGACCACCAGCAGACCATCAGAAGCCCATGGTGGAAGGACCAGCTCCAGCCCTTCGGAGGGGACCGGCGGGGGCCGCAAACCCTCTGCCAACAGGGGCAAGAGACGCAGACGTAACCCCGAGCTGGATGAGTCTCAGTATGAGACAGAGTACACcacaggaggagaaacaggCAATGAACTTGATGGAGAAGAGTGGGAGAG aGCTTACCCAGATATAACATCTGATGCTCAGCGTCAGGACTATAAGAGAGAGTTTGATGCCGACCTTAGGGAATACAAGCGCCTGTGTGCTGAGATGGATGACATTAACGACCAGTTGAACAAACTCAGCCGGCAGCTGGATACACTGGATGACACGTCCGCTAAATATCAG GTTGTAGCTGAAGAATATAATCAGCTAAAGGATCTGAAGCGG ACTTCAGACTACCAGTCAAAGAAGAAAGAGTGTCGCAGGCTGAGACACAAACTGTTCCACATCAAACACATGGTGAAGGACTATGACAAGAGCCACTGA
- the LOC121964863 gene encoding nuclear receptor subfamily 2 group F member 6-like, which translates to MAMVSGGWGNPNGDTNGLGEKAYLRREEEDGSPRAGSSDVDVGDEDKACVVDCVVCGDKSSGKHYGVFTCEGCKSFFKRSIRRNLNYSCRSNRECQIDQHHRNQCQYCRLKKCFRVGMRKEAVQRGRIPPSHSGISPNSLAGGVGGAGPGHIGADYFNGQPVSELISQLLRAEPYPSSRYGTPYSQAQMQASASGAPVMGIDSICELAARLLFSTIEWARNIPYFPELPVSEQVALLRLSWSELFILNAAQSALPLHMAPLLAAAGFHSSPMSAERVVSFMDQVRVFQDQVDKLNRLQVDSAEYSCLKAIALFSPDACGLTDPAHVESLQEKAQVALTEYERLQYPNQPQRFGRLLLRLPALRAVPANLISQLFFMRLVGKTPIETLIRDMQLSGSSISWPYVPGQ; encoded by the exons atggcCATGGTGAGCGGGGGATGGGGCAACCCCAACGGGGACACTAATGGACTTGGGGAGAAGGCTTACCTGAGAAGGGAGGAAGAGGACGGTTCACCCCGGGCTGGGAGCAGTGATGTGGACGTCGGGGATGAGGACAAGGCGTGCGTGGTGGACTGTGTGGTGTGTGGGGACAAGTCCAGCGGGAAGCACTATGGGGTGTTCACCTGCGAGGGCTGCAAGAGCTTCTTCAAGAGGAGCATCAGACGAAACCTCAACTACTCGTGCAG ATCAAATCGAGAATGCCAAATCGACCAGCATCACCGCAACCAGTGCCAGTACTGTCGTCTGAAGAAATGTTTCCGTGTAGGAATGCGCAAAGAAG cagtcCAGAGGGGTCGAATCCCTCCATCTCACTCAGGTATCAGTCCCAACTCCCTGGCAGGTGGGGTCGGAGGTGCAGGGCCAGGTCACATTGGGGCGGACTACTTCAACGGGCAGCCGGTGTCAGAGCTCATCTCCCAGCTCCTCCGGGCCGAGCCGTACCCCAGCAGCCGCTATGGGACCCCGTACAGTCAGGCACAGATGCAGGCATCTGCGAGCGGAGCCCCTGTCATGGGCATCGACAGCATCTGTGAGCTGGCTGCCCGACTCCTCTTCAGCACCATTGAGTGGGCCAGAAACATCCCATACTTCCCAGAGCTGCCGGTCTCAGAGCAG GTGGCGCTGCTGAGACTGAGCTGGAGCGAGCTCTTCATCCTGAACGCAGctcagtctgctctgcctctgcaCATGGCTCCTTTGCTGGCGGCTGCTGGGTTCCACTCATCTCCCATGTCTGCTGAGCGTGTGGTGTCCTTCATGGACCAGGTCAGGGTTTTCCAGGACCAGGTGGACAAGCTGAACAGGTTGCAAGTGGACTCAGCCGAGTACAGTTGCCTCAAAGCCATTGCACTCTTTTCACCTG ATGCATGTGGTCTGACAGACCCAGCCCATGTGGAGTCCCTACAGGAGAAGGCCCAAGTCGCCCTAACAGAGTACGAAAGGTTGCAGTACCCCAACCAGCCTCAGCGCTTCGGCCGTTTACTGTTGCGCCTCCCGGCTTTGCGCGCCGTGCCAGCCAACCTCATCTCCCAGCTCTTCTTCATGCGGCTGGTGGGCAAGACACCCATCGAGACGCTGATCCGAGACATGCAGCTATCGGGGAGCTCCATCAGCTGGCCCTATGTACCGGGGCAGTGA